The Candidatus Binatus sp. DNA segment CCAGGAACGAACCGCCAAGTAGCCACGATGACTCGAGTCACAATCCTGCTGACGCTGGCGGGTCTCGCCGTGCTGTTTGTCGCCTACGCGCAAGGCGTTCACGCGATCCACGGCGGCAGCGTGATTACGCATATGTACTGGGCGACGGCGGCGATCTCGCTGGTGGCGCTGGCGAATTTTATCGCGGTGGCGCATCTCGCGCGGTCGGAGCGGATGATCCAGGAACTGCGCGCGTTGTGCGACAAGAACGGAATCGACTACGGTGAAGATTAGGCCGAACTTCAGTCGCGAGTTTTCGGCTATACTGAAAGAGCTTCGGCGACGCTGATCGATGTGCGCCCACAGTATCGACGGCCGCAAAGGTGACGCAATGACCCAGATAGAAGCCGCACGCAAAGGCATAATCACTCGCCAGATGACCGAGGTGGCAGAGGACGAGGGCCTCCCCGCCGAAGAAATTCGCGCGCTGGTCGCGACTGGCGAAGTCGTCATCCCGCACAACCATCATCACGAATTCCGCGCGATCGGAATCGGCAAGAATCTGCGCACCAAGGTCAACGCCAACATCGGCGCTTCGAATTTTCATCAACTGATCGAGGAAGAAGTCGAAAAACTTTACACCGCGGTCCGCTTCGGCTCCGACTCGGTGATGGATCTTTCGACCGGCGCCGACCTCGACAAGATTCGCGTCGAGATACTCTCGCGATGCCCGGTGATTCTCGGCACGGTGCCGATTTATCAGCTTGGTTCCGAGCGTTCGATCATGGAGATGGACGCGGAATTTTTCCTCGACGTGATCGAACGGCAGGCGCGCCAGGGCGTCGATTACATGACGCTGCATTGCGGCGTCACGCGCGAGAGCGTGAAGCGGCTGCGCGGGCACCATCGGATCGAAGGAATTGTGTCGCGCGGCGGCGCGATGCTGGCGGCGTGGATCGAGCGGACCGGCAACGAGAATCCGCTCTACGAGCACTTCGACGAAGTGTGCGCCGTGCTGCGCGAGCATGACGTGACGATCTCGCTGGGCGACGGCTTGCGTCCGGGTGCGACCGGCGATGCCACCGATCGCGGGCAGCTCGCGGAATTGCTGGTGCTAGGCGAGTTGACCGAACGGGCGCGCGCGCTGGGCGTGCAGGTGATGATCGAGGGTCCGGGGCACGTGCCGCTCGATCAGATCGAAGCCAACGTGAAACTCGAGAAGCGGGTTTGCGGCGGCGCTCCCTTCTATGTGCTGGGTCCGCTGACTTGCGATGTCGCGCCCGGCTATGACCACATCACCGGTGCGATTGGCGGGGCGATCGCGTCGGCGGCGGGCACCGATTTTCTTTGCTACGTCACGCCGGCGGAGCATCTGCGATTGCCTGATATCGACGACGTGCGCGAGGGCGTGATCGCGACGCGAATCGCGGCGCACTCGGGCGACCTGGTCAAGGGCGTGCGCGGCGCAAAAGTCTGGAACGATCAGATGTCGCGTTATCGCAAGGCGCTCAATTGGGAAGGGATGTACGCGATGGCGATGGATCCCGACAAGGCGCGCCGCTACAAGGAAGAAAGCGAAGCGGCGGGCAGCAACGTTTGCACGATGTGCGGCTCGCTCTGCTCGATCAATATCGACAATGCGGCGCTGAAGTTCACCAAGAAGCGCGCGCTGGCGGAGGCGCCCGCTCATGCCGCCGGCTGAGGTGAACGGCAAACCGGATCCGGAAGCGCTCGAACTCGCGCTGCCGGATCAGAGCGGCGAAATTCGCAAGCTTGCGGATTTTCGCGGCCGCAACGTGATCGTCTATTTCTACCCGATGGACGACACGCCGGGATGCACCGTCGAGGCGAAGGAGTTTCGCGACTCGTTCGAGCAGTTCGAAGAGCTGGGCTGCGCGATCGTGGGCGTCAGCACTGATTCCGTCGCGCGTCATCGCGCGTTCGCAGACAAGCACGACTTCCCGTTTATCCTGCTGTCGGACGAGGGTGGCCGCCTCGCCGATGCGTTCGGCGTGCTGAAGGGCTCGCGCGCGGCGCGGACGACTTTCGTGTTCGATCGCGGCCTCCGGATGCGCACGACGTTTCGCGACGTGACGCCGCGCGGGCATGCGGCGCAAGTGCTCAATTTCGTCCGCACGCTGGTCGAATCTCATCGGATGCTCGGCGGCTGACGCCCCAATCGCGCGGCCTAGCACGGAGTCGCGCGATGGTTATAGTTGTATATTGAAACCGGCTACTCCGGCCGCGGATGGATAGATCTCTATGGCGAAATCCTCAAAAAATATTCTCGACGAAGCGCGCTCCTCGATTAAGCAAATCGATATCGATGAAGCGCGCCGGATGATCGAAAAGCCGGGCACCGTGCTGCTCGACGTGCGCGAAAGCGACGAGTGGCGGCAGGGGCATATTCCGCAGGCGGTCGGCATTCCGCGCGGATTCCTGGAGTTGCGAATCGAGGAAAAAGTCCCTGACCACAAGACGCCGGTGATTCTGCAGTGCGCGTCGGGCACGCGCTCGCTGCTGGCGGCGCGAACGCTGCGCGAACTCGGTTACGACAACGTTTACAATCTCACCGGCGGCTTCAACGCGTGGAAGGACCGCGGGCTGCCGTGGATCGCCGACCGCAATTTCACGCAGGACGAACTCACCCGCTACGCGCGTCATTTTGTGATTCCCGAAGTAGGCGAGAAGGGACAGGCCAAGCTGCTCGATTCGAAGGTGCTGCTGCTCGGCACGGGCGCGCTCGGCTCGCCGTCGGCGCTGTATCTCGCGGCGGCGGGCGTCGGCACGATTGGACTGGTGGATTTCGACGTCGTCGATATGTCGAATCTGCAGCGGCAGATAATCCATACGACGGAACGGGTCGGGATGCTCAAGACGGAATCGGCGCAGAAGCAAATCAACGCGCTCAATCCGGGCACCAAAGTGATTCGGCACGACGTGCGGCTCACGTCCGAGAACGCGATGGAGATCATCAAGGACTACGACGTCGTGGTGAACTGCGGCGACAATTTTCCGACGCGCTACCTGATCAACGACGCGTGCGTGTTCGCAAAGAAGCCGCTGGTCGATGGCGCGATCTACCGCTTCGAGGGCAACACCACGGTTTTCTACCCGGCCAAGGGCGGACCCTGCTATCGATGCCTCTATCCGGAGCCGGCGCCGCCTGACATGGCGCCCTCGTGCGCGGAGGCGGGCGTGCTCGGCGCGATTCCCGGACTGATCGGATCGATCGAAGCGCTCGAGGCGATCAAGCTGCTGATCGGCGCGGGGCATCCGCTGATCGGCAAGATGGTGTACTTCGACACGCTGTCGGACAAGGACTTCGTGCGAGTGCTGAAGATTCGCAAGGATCCGAAGTGCCCGGTCTGCAGCGAGCATCCGACGCAGACGACGCTGATCGATTACGAGGCGTTCTGCGGCCTCGCTCCGGCGAGCAACGGCGCATCGCATGCCGACGTCGGCGTCGCGCACGCGGCTGAGGGAGCATCGGCGCGCTAGCTCTGGTTTCTTGAGTCGAAAATCTGGTTTGATGGCGGCGGACGCTTATCACGGCGTTCGCCGCAGTTTTTTTGCCGCGGATTTCTTCGAGTTGCTCGGGAGCTAAACTGAATGGCGCTTGGACCATTTTACGTCGCGGATAAAATAAGGCATGGAGTCGGAATGAGAGGAGTCGCGTTGTTTATGCGCCACGGCGAGACCGCGTGGAATCGCGAAGGCCGCGTGATGGGCCGCGTTCCGATCGATCTCGATGAAGACGGCCGCGCACAGGTGGCGGCCTCGATTCCGTTCGCGAGGCTGATTGCGCCCGACTTGATCGTCACGAGTCCGTTGCCGCGCGCACGCCAATCGGCGGAGATCATCGCAAGCGGAGTCGGCGGCGTGCAGATAGTCGAAGAGGAGCAAATCGCGGAAGTTCAGTACGGGCGATGGGAGGGGATGGTGTACGACGACCTGATCGACGACCCCGACTATCGGCACTATCGCAAGCATTCGCTCGATACGCCGACGCCCGGCGGCGAGACGATCGCGCAGGTGCAATCGCGCGGAGTCGAGGCGGTGAATCGCGCGGTCGCGGCGCACGAGGGCCGACGCATCCTGTTCGTCTCGCACGGCGACATAATCCGCACGATTTTATGTCATTACATGGGAATGGAGCTGGCGAACTTTCGGCGCATCCGGGTGGACAACGCGACGTTCTCCGCGATTCAGATC contains these protein-coding regions:
- the thiC gene encoding phosphomethylpyrimidine synthase ThiC gives rise to the protein MTQIEAARKGIITRQMTEVAEDEGLPAEEIRALVATGEVVIPHNHHHEFRAIGIGKNLRTKVNANIGASNFHQLIEEEVEKLYTAVRFGSDSVMDLSTGADLDKIRVEILSRCPVILGTVPIYQLGSERSIMEMDAEFFLDVIERQARQGVDYMTLHCGVTRESVKRLRGHHRIEGIVSRGGAMLAAWIERTGNENPLYEHFDEVCAVLREHDVTISLGDGLRPGATGDATDRGQLAELLVLGELTERARALGVQVMIEGPGHVPLDQIEANVKLEKRVCGGAPFYVLGPLTCDVAPGYDHITGAIGGAIASAAGTDFLCYVTPAEHLRLPDIDDVREGVIATRIAAHSGDLVKGVRGAKVWNDQMSRYRKALNWEGMYAMAMDPDKARRYKEESEAAGSNVCTMCGSLCSINIDNAALKFTKKRALAEAPAHAAG
- a CDS encoding peroxiredoxin, producing MPPAEVNGKPDPEALELALPDQSGEIRKLADFRGRNVIVYFYPMDDTPGCTVEAKEFRDSFEQFEELGCAIVGVSTDSVARHRAFADKHDFPFILLSDEGGRLADAFGVLKGSRAARTTFVFDRGLRMRTTFRDVTPRGHAAQVLNFVRTLVESHRMLGG
- the moeB gene encoding molybdopterin-synthase adenylyltransferase MoeB translates to MAKSSKNILDEARSSIKQIDIDEARRMIEKPGTVLLDVRESDEWRQGHIPQAVGIPRGFLELRIEEKVPDHKTPVILQCASGTRSLLAARTLRELGYDNVYNLTGGFNAWKDRGLPWIADRNFTQDELTRYARHFVIPEVGEKGQAKLLDSKVLLLGTGALGSPSALYLAAAGVGTIGLVDFDVVDMSNLQRQIIHTTERVGMLKTESAQKQINALNPGTKVIRHDVRLTSENAMEIIKDYDVVVNCGDNFPTRYLINDACVFAKKPLVDGAIYRFEGNTTVFYPAKGGPCYRCLYPEPAPPDMAPSCAEAGVLGAIPGLIGSIEALEAIKLLIGAGHPLIGKMVYFDTLSDKDFVRVLKIRKDPKCPVCSEHPTQTTLIDYEAFCGLAPASNGASHADVGVAHAAEGASAR
- a CDS encoding histidine phosphatase family protein → MALGPFYVADKIRHGVGMRGVALFMRHGETAWNREGRVMGRVPIDLDEDGRAQVAASIPFARLIAPDLIVTSPLPRARQSAEIIASGVGGVQIVEEEQIAEVQYGRWEGMVYDDLIDDPDYRHYRKHSLDTPTPGGETIAQVQSRGVEAVNRAVAAHEGRRILFVSHGDIIRTILCHYMGMELANFRRIRVDNATFSAIQIIGDFAEIKFLNLLPDPGRAFVAPFVSKKSKPV